From a region of the Phycisphaerae bacterium genome:
- a CDS encoding tyrosine-type recombinase/integrase, with product MLETALILAPTKAEHALAPRNRDGLPAWFNLYMGLEAGANAENTIQAKTRDLNAFLGFFGQATGSDHPDQWTRSITGDFVKKLQRDKRSPTTINRILATLRHCARWVHHRRPFLAGNPTERIADITVDDPEWKGLTDIEVTRLKAAAEQLVHLKRRKNQHPVRDWAIFQVLLRTGMRVSELLRLDLDQYQDKHFINVKRKGRKVTRSVFVAGEAREALDTYLDNVRGRQPGPLFYSRAGKRLARQNVDAALRAIAAQANARFPDDQKINLHAHALRHTCLRRAAEKHGVQYAMELSGQSSERYIWRYVQPSQAQKEAALDDLF from the coding sequence ATGCTTGAGACCGCGCTCATACTCGCCCCGACCAAAGCGGAGCACGCCCTGGCGCCGCGGAACCGCGACGGCCTGCCGGCGTGGTTCAACCTCTACATGGGCCTGGAGGCCGGGGCGAACGCCGAGAACACCATCCAGGCGAAGACCCGGGACCTGAACGCGTTCCTCGGCTTCTTCGGCCAGGCCACCGGCAGCGACCACCCCGACCAGTGGACCCGGTCCATCACCGGCGACTTCGTCAAGAAGCTCCAACGCGACAAACGCAGCCCGACCACCATCAACCGGATTCTGGCCACCCTGCGTCACTGTGCCCGGTGGGTCCACCACCGCCGCCCGTTCCTGGCCGGCAACCCGACGGAGCGGATCGCCGACATCACCGTGGATGACCCCGAGTGGAAGGGGCTCACGGACATTGAGGTCACCCGGCTCAAGGCCGCCGCCGAGCAGCTCGTCCACCTGAAGCGGCGGAAGAACCAGCACCCGGTGCGCGATTGGGCCATCTTCCAGGTTCTGCTGCGGACGGGGATGCGGGTTTCCGAGTTGCTCCGGCTGGACCTCGACCAGTACCAGGACAAGCACTTCATCAACGTGAAGCGCAAGGGCCGCAAGGTCACCCGGTCGGTATTCGTCGCCGGCGAGGCCAGGGAAGCCCTCGACACGTATCTGGATAACGTACGCGGCCGGCAGCCCGGCCCGCTGTTCTACTCAAGGGCCGGCAAGCGCCTGGCACGTCAGAATGTTGACGCCGCCCTGCGGGCCATAGCGGCCCAAGCCAACGCACGATTCCCCGATGACCAGAAGATCAATCTCCATGCCCACGCCCTGCGGCACACGTGTCTTCGCCGCGCGGCCGAGAAGCATGGTGTTCAGTACGCGATGGAGCTATCCGGCCAAAGCTCCGAGCGGTATATTTGGCGTTACGTTCAGCCGTCCCAGGCCCAGAAGGAGGCCGCGCTCGACGACTTATTCTGA